Proteins encoded in a region of the Ralstonia pseudosolanacearum genome:
- a CDS encoding LysR family transcriptional regulator translates to MAHFKQLETFVAVATRGSLSAAAAAEGVAPAIIGRRIDALEARLGVKLLVRTTRRITLTFEGSAFLEDCQRILNDLHNAEASVSAGGVKASGHLRVTAPAGFGRRHVAPMVPDFLAAHPDVSITLDLADRIVDLVNEGFDCAIRLGDLPDSSLVSIRLWENRRVVVAAPAYLERRGRPKQLEQLAGHNCLAFGASANVQRGWVFQQGGKTVTVKVGGTMECTDGAVLREWCLQGHGLAWRSWWEVGHDIATGRLVTVLDAFEAPPIGIHAVFPQRKHLPLRVRLLIDFLKNTYGNPAYWRRTDPILLTD, encoded by the coding sequence ATGGCCCATTTCAAGCAGCTCGAAACCTTCGTCGCCGTGGCCACGCGCGGCAGCCTCTCCGCCGCGGCCGCCGCCGAGGGCGTGGCGCCGGCCATCATCGGCCGCCGCATCGACGCGCTGGAGGCGCGCCTGGGCGTGAAGCTGCTGGTGCGCACCACGCGGCGCATCACGCTCACCTTCGAGGGCTCGGCCTTCCTGGAAGACTGCCAGCGCATCCTCAACGACCTGCACAACGCCGAGGCCAGCGTGTCGGCCGGCGGCGTCAAGGCCAGCGGCCACCTGCGCGTGACGGCCCCGGCCGGCTTCGGCCGCCGCCATGTCGCGCCGATGGTGCCGGACTTCCTGGCCGCGCATCCGGACGTATCGATCACGCTCGACCTGGCCGACCGCATCGTCGACCTGGTCAACGAAGGCTTTGACTGCGCCATCCGCCTGGGCGACCTGCCGGATTCGAGCCTGGTGTCGATCCGCCTGTGGGAAAACCGCCGCGTGGTGGTGGCCGCGCCCGCCTACCTGGAGCGCCGCGGCCGGCCCAAGCAGCTCGAGCAGCTCGCCGGCCACAACTGCCTGGCCTTCGGCGCCAGCGCCAACGTGCAGCGCGGCTGGGTGTTCCAGCAGGGCGGCAAGACCGTCACCGTCAAGGTGGGCGGCACCATGGAGTGCACCGACGGCGCGGTGCTGCGCGAATGGTGCCTGCAGGGACACGGCCTGGCCTGGCGCTCGTGGTGGGAGGTCGGCCACGACATCGCCACCGGCCGGCTGGTGACCGTGCTCGATGCCTTCGAGGCGCCGCCGATCGGCATCCATGCGGTGTTTCCGCAGCGCAAGCACCTGCCGCTGCGGGTGCGGCTGCTCATCGACTTCCTGAAGAACACCTACGGCAATCCGGCCTACTGGCGCCGCACCGATCCGATCCTGCTTACGGATTAG
- a CDS encoding haloacid dehalogenase type II, with protein MTSIRAVVFDAYGTLFDVYSVAARAEQLFPGKGEALSVLWRDRQIDYTRIRSLAGPSGEHYKPFWDVTVDALRYACARLNLPLGNHAEATLMREYACLSAFPENVPVLRQLREMGLPLGILSNGNPQMLEIAVKSAGMSGLFDHVLSVDAVKLYKTAPAAYALAPAAFGVPAAQLLFVSSNGWDACGATWHGFTTFWINRLGHPPEALDVAPAAAGHDMRDLLQFVQARQSMR; from the coding sequence ATGACTTCGATTCGCGCGGTGGTGTTCGACGCCTACGGCACGCTGTTCGACGTGTACTCGGTGGCCGCGCGCGCCGAGCAGCTGTTTCCCGGCAAGGGCGAGGCGCTGTCGGTGCTGTGGCGCGACCGGCAGATCGACTACACCCGCATCCGTTCGCTGGCGGGACCCTCGGGCGAGCACTACAAACCGTTCTGGGACGTCACCGTCGATGCGTTGCGCTATGCGTGCGCGCGGCTGAACCTGCCGCTTGGCAACCACGCCGAGGCCACGCTGATGCGCGAATACGCGTGCCTGTCGGCGTTTCCGGAGAACGTGCCGGTGCTCCGGCAGTTGCGCGAGATGGGGCTGCCGCTGGGCATCCTGTCCAACGGCAACCCGCAGATGCTGGAGATCGCCGTCAAGAGCGCGGGCATGTCGGGGCTGTTCGACCACGTGCTGTCGGTGGATGCGGTCAAGCTGTATAAGACCGCGCCGGCCGCGTACGCGCTGGCGCCGGCGGCGTTCGGCGTGCCGGCGGCGCAGCTCCTGTTCGTGTCGTCCAACGGCTGGGATGCCTGCGGCGCGACATGGCACGGCTTCACGACGTTCTGGATCAACCGCCTGGGGCATCCGCCCGAGGCGCTGGATGTGGCGCCCGCCGCGGCCGGCCACGACATGCGGGACCTGCTGCAGTTCGTGCAGGCCCGGCAATCCATGCGGTAG
- the aceB gene encoding malate synthase A → MELTLPQGMAIKAEILPAYEDILTPEALALVARLHRAFEPRRQQLLAARAERVKRLDAGERPDFLPETRHIREGDWTIAPIPPALECRRVEITGPVDAKMVINAFNSGADSYMTDFEDSNAPSWHNQIQGQVNLKAAIRRTLTLESGGKSYKLNDKIATLQVRPRGWHLDEKHVTVDGQRVSGGIFDFALFFFHNAREQLVRGAGPFFYLPKMESHLEARLWNDVFIAAQDALGLPQGTIKATVLIETILAAFEMDEILYELREHSAGLNAGRWDYIFSCIKKFKVDQNFCLADRAKVTMTSPFMRAYALLLLKTCHKRRAPAMGGMSALIPIKNDPEKNAIAMQGIISDKKRDATDGYDGGWVAHPGLVEAAMKEFVDVLGDAPNQIGKQRPDVNVTAADLLNFQPEQPITEAGLRMNINVGIHYLGAWLAGNGCVPIHNLMEDAATAEISRSQVWQWIRSPKGTLDDGTKVTAELVRKLIPEELAKVKADGAVGHFDRAAQIFEQMSTSESFSEFLTLPLYEEL, encoded by the coding sequence ATGGAGCTGACGCTGCCCCAAGGCATGGCGATCAAGGCCGAGATCCTGCCGGCCTACGAAGACATCCTGACCCCCGAGGCCCTGGCCCTCGTCGCCAGGCTGCACCGGGCCTTCGAACCGCGCCGCCAGCAGCTGCTGGCCGCCCGCGCCGAGCGCGTCAAGCGCCTCGATGCCGGCGAACGCCCGGACTTCCTGCCCGAGACCCGACACATCCGCGAGGGCGACTGGACCATCGCCCCGATTCCGCCCGCGCTGGAATGCCGCCGCGTGGAGATCACCGGCCCGGTCGACGCCAAGATGGTCATCAACGCGTTCAATTCGGGCGCGGACAGTTACATGACCGACTTCGAGGATTCGAACGCCCCGAGCTGGCACAACCAGATCCAGGGCCAGGTCAACCTGAAGGCGGCCATCCGCCGCACGCTCACGCTGGAGTCGGGCGGCAAGTCGTACAAGCTCAACGACAAGATCGCCACGCTGCAGGTGCGCCCGCGCGGCTGGCACCTCGACGAGAAGCACGTGACGGTGGACGGCCAGCGTGTCTCGGGCGGCATCTTCGACTTCGCGCTGTTCTTCTTCCACAACGCGCGCGAGCAGCTCGTGCGCGGCGCCGGCCCGTTCTTCTACCTGCCGAAGATGGAGAGCCACCTGGAGGCGCGCCTGTGGAACGACGTCTTCATCGCCGCGCAGGACGCGCTCGGCCTGCCGCAGGGCACCATCAAGGCCACCGTGCTGATCGAGACCATCCTCGCCGCGTTCGAGATGGACGAGATCCTGTATGAGCTGCGCGAGCACAGCGCGGGCCTGAACGCCGGCCGTTGGGACTACATCTTCTCGTGCATCAAGAAGTTCAAGGTGGACCAGAACTTCTGTCTGGCCGACCGCGCCAAGGTCACGATGACCTCGCCGTTCATGCGCGCCTACGCGCTGCTGCTGCTCAAGACCTGCCACAAGCGCCGCGCGCCGGCCATGGGCGGCATGAGCGCGCTGATCCCGATCAAGAACGATCCGGAGAAGAACGCCATCGCCATGCAGGGCATCATCAGCGACAAGAAGCGCGACGCCACCGACGGCTACGACGGCGGCTGGGTGGCGCACCCGGGCCTGGTCGAGGCGGCCATGAAGGAATTCGTCGACGTGCTGGGCGATGCCCCCAACCAGATCGGCAAGCAGCGCCCCGACGTGAACGTGACCGCCGCCGACCTGCTGAACTTCCAGCCCGAGCAGCCCATCACCGAGGCCGGCCTGCGCATGAACATCAACGTCGGCATCCACTACCTGGGCGCCTGGCTGGCCGGCAACGGCTGCGTGCCGATCCACAACCTGATGGAAGACGCGGCCACGGCCGAGATCTCGCGCTCGCAGGTGTGGCAGTGGATCCGCTCGCCCAAGGGCACGCTGGACGACGGCACCAAGGTCACGGCCGAGCTGGTGCGCAAGCTGATCCCCGAGGAGCTGGCCAAGGTGAAGGCGGACGGTGCGGTGGGCCACTTCGATCGCGCCGCGCAGATCTTCGAGCAGATGTCCACGTCGGAATCGTTCTCGGAATTCCTGACGCTGCCGCTGTACGAAGAACTCTGA
- a CDS encoding SRPBCC family protein, with product MRFEHLVEVNDPLNPLMDALTLNQIWQGLVLRVLEPTEFVEGLDEGIITARGEGWVERELRFGKARIQDRVTLEPHQRVTYTTAATGEHAGGSLTMTIETNAANAAFIRFVYDTTLPSADETGDTRYAEIVKSAYREADIDTVRRIREFAAIGRLG from the coding sequence TTGCGTTTCGAACACCTGGTGGAAGTCAATGACCCACTCAACCCCCTGATGGACGCGCTCACGCTCAACCAGATCTGGCAGGGCCTGGTCCTGCGCGTGCTGGAGCCGACCGAATTCGTCGAGGGCCTGGACGAGGGCATCATCACCGCGCGGGGCGAGGGCTGGGTCGAGCGCGAACTGCGCTTCGGCAAGGCGCGCATCCAGGATCGCGTGACGCTGGAACCCCACCAGCGCGTCACCTACACCACCGCCGCCACCGGCGAGCACGCCGGCGGGTCGCTCACCATGACGATCGAGACCAACGCGGCCAACGCCGCCTTCATCCGCTTCGTCTACGACACCACCCTGCCCAGCGCCGACGAGACCGGCGACACGCGCTACGCCGAGATCGTCAAGTCGGCCTATCGCGAAGCCGACATCGACACCGTGCGCCGCATCCGCGAATTCGCCGCCATCGGCCGCCTCGGCTGA
- a CDS encoding DHA2 family efflux MFS transporter permease subunit, which yields MATFTPTLETLRARHGERFKWLVLFTLTVGAVASIISATIVNVAIPDLSRHFVLGQERAQWVSASFMVAMTLAMLLTPWLLLRFGLRRTFIGALLLLGVGGLVGGVSPTYGVMIVMRVVGGVAAGIMQTLPNILILRVFPEREQGKAFGLFGFGVVLAPALGPSLGGFLVELFGWRSIFFVVVPFTLLGWAMARRFMAIDSSMAGEPKPLDWRGLLLVGAATVALLNGLVELHADAARGVALMAVSAVCLAVFLFWQRRVASPLLDLRLFSYRQFAMGAVVAFIYGAGLYGSTYLLPVYMQVALAYTPSSSGLVLLPPGLALAATIVVAGRLTRRIEPYRLVSFGLAALAVSFLLMTINTRATGYLLLIGIAAIGRVGLGFVLPSLSLGAMRGVDFTLIPQGSSAVNFLRQLGGAIGVSATGIFLQWRLAAHGIGAVGGAAVDPEARLLACDETFVFLGVLCALAVVAAWRMRRREPAAVVQAAAGP from the coding sequence ATGGCGACCTTCACGCCCACGCTGGAAACCCTGCGCGCGCGCCACGGCGAGCGCTTCAAGTGGCTGGTGCTGTTCACGCTGACGGTGGGCGCGGTGGCGTCGATCATTTCCGCCACCATCGTCAACGTGGCGATTCCCGATCTGAGCCGGCATTTCGTGCTGGGGCAGGAGCGCGCCCAGTGGGTCTCGGCCAGCTTCATGGTGGCGATGACGCTGGCGATGCTGCTCACGCCGTGGCTGCTGCTGCGCTTCGGGCTGCGGCGCACCTTCATCGGCGCGCTGCTGTTGCTGGGCGTGGGCGGGCTGGTCGGCGGGGTGTCGCCCACCTACGGCGTGATGATCGTCATGCGGGTGGTGGGGGGCGTGGCGGCGGGCATCATGCAGACGCTGCCCAATATCCTGATCCTGCGCGTGTTTCCGGAGCGCGAGCAGGGCAAGGCGTTCGGGCTGTTCGGCTTCGGCGTGGTGCTGGCGCCGGCGCTCGGGCCCAGCCTCGGCGGCTTCCTGGTGGAGCTGTTCGGCTGGCGCTCGATCTTCTTCGTGGTGGTGCCGTTCACGCTGCTGGGCTGGGCGATGGCGCGCCGTTTCATGGCGATCGACTCGTCGATGGCCGGCGAGCCCAAGCCGCTCGACTGGCGCGGCCTGCTGCTGGTGGGCGCGGCGACGGTCGCGCTGCTCAACGGCCTGGTCGAGCTGCACGCCGATGCCGCGCGCGGCGTCGCGCTGATGGCCGTGTCGGCGGTGTGCCTGGCGGTGTTCCTGTTCTGGCAGCGCCGCGTGGCATCGCCGCTGCTCGATCTGCGGCTGTTCAGCTACCGGCAGTTCGCCATGGGCGCCGTGGTGGCGTTCATCTACGGCGCGGGGCTGTATGGCTCGACCTACCTGTTGCCGGTGTACATGCAGGTGGCGCTTGCCTACACGCCGTCGAGCTCCGGGCTGGTGCTGCTGCCGCCCGGGCTGGCGCTGGCCGCGACGATCGTCGTGGCGGGGCGCCTGACCCGCCGGATCGAGCCGTACCGGCTGGTGTCGTTCGGGCTGGCGGCACTGGCCGTGTCCTTTCTGCTGATGACGATCAACACCCGCGCCACCGGCTATCTGCTGCTGATCGGCATCGCCGCGATCGGGCGGGTCGGGTTGGGCTTCGTGCTGCCGTCGCTGAGCCTGGGTGCCATGCGCGGGGTCGATTTCACGCTGATCCCGCAGGGCTCCAGCGCCGTCAACTTCCTGCGCCAACTGGGCGGGGCGATCGGCGTGTCGGCCACCGGCATCTTCCTGCAATGGCGGCTGGCCGCGCACGGCATCGGTGCGGTGGGCGGCGCGGCGGTGGACCCGGAGGCGCGCCTCCTGGCGTGCGACGAGACCTTCGTCTTCCTGGGCGTGCTGTGCGCGCTGGCGGTGGTGGCGGCCTGGCGCATGCGCCGGCGCGAGCCGGCCGCCGTGGTGCAGGCCGCCGCCGGGCCATAA
- a CDS encoding acyl-CoA-binding protein: MSDLQTRFDQAQIDVKGLSERPANMTLLRLYALFKQGSEGDAHGDKPGFTDIVGRYKYEAWAGLKGVSQDDARQKYIDLVEELKSGATT, encoded by the coding sequence ATGAGCGACCTGCAAACCCGTTTCGACCAGGCCCAGATCGACGTCAAGGGCCTGTCCGAGCGCCCCGCCAACATGACGCTGCTGCGCCTGTACGCCCTCTTCAAGCAAGGCAGCGAAGGCGACGCCCACGGCGACAAGCCGGGCTTCACCGACATCGTCGGCCGCTACAAGTACGAAGCCTGGGCGGGCCTGAAGGGCGTCTCGCAGGACGACGCCCGGCAGAAGTACATCGACCTCGTCGAAGAACTGAAGAGCGGCGCGACGACCTGA
- the tsaB gene encoding tRNA (adenosine(37)-N6)-threonylcarbamoyltransferase complex dimerization subunit type 1 TsaB: MPWILAFDTSTEFCSVALGDGTRTLFRHEHTGARSSSRVLPAAGELLAEAGIALSDCAAIAFGAGPGSFTGLRTACGVAQGLAFGAGLPVVPVNSLMACAEQTRAALPAGSAVTVALDARMDECYWASFVPVAEDAAGWHALSAVQVSAPQAVAPPQQPYWLAGNAAAVFGDRLAAATGAAAVLPDVAPHAREIVTLGLRLLAAGHTVRPEEAAPLYVRDKVALTIEERQAVQQAKAAAGAQA, from the coding sequence ATGCCTTGGATCCTTGCCTTCGATACCTCCACCGAATTCTGTTCCGTTGCCCTCGGTGACGGCACGCGCACGCTGTTCCGCCACGAACACACCGGCGCGCGCTCCAGCAGCCGCGTGCTGCCCGCCGCCGGTGAACTGCTGGCCGAAGCCGGCATCGCCCTGAGCGACTGCGCGGCCATCGCGTTCGGCGCCGGGCCCGGTTCGTTCACCGGCCTGCGGACCGCATGCGGCGTGGCGCAGGGCCTGGCCTTCGGCGCCGGCCTGCCGGTGGTGCCGGTCAATTCGCTGATGGCCTGTGCCGAGCAGACGCGCGCCGCGCTGCCGGCCGGCAGCGCCGTCACAGTGGCGCTGGATGCCCGCATGGACGAGTGCTACTGGGCCAGCTTCGTGCCGGTGGCCGAAGACGCCGCAGGCTGGCACGCGCTGTCGGCCGTCCAGGTGAGCGCGCCGCAGGCCGTGGCGCCGCCGCAGCAGCCGTACTGGCTGGCGGGCAACGCCGCCGCGGTGTTCGGCGATCGGCTCGCGGCCGCGACCGGTGCGGCCGCCGTGCTGCCCGACGTGGCGCCGCACGCGCGCGAGATCGTCACCCTCGGGCTGCGCCTGCTGGCCGCCGGCCACACGGTGCGCCCGGAAGAGGCCGCGCCACTGTACGTGCGCGACAAGGTCGCGCTGACCATCGAAGAGCGTCAGGCCGTGCAACAGGCCAAGGCCGCCGCGGGTGCGCAGGCATGA
- the rimI gene encoding ribosomal protein S18-alanine N-acetyltransferase, whose amino-acid sequence MSQVQVDRALAGLIARAPLPAGWRAERMSALDVAAVAAVEQAAFAFPWSHGNFEDSLKSGHLGIVLRDGNNQLAGYLILMPVVDEMHLLNVTVAPTRQRQGLGRWLLRAAQALTLAHGFASLLLEVRPSNTGAIALYRRVGFAEIGRRKRYYPAENNTREDALVMRIACEAGGVEAA is encoded by the coding sequence ATGAGCCAGGTCCAGGTCGACCGGGCTCTTGCCGGCCTCATTGCCCGTGCGCCGCTGCCCGCCGGCTGGCGCGCTGAGCGGATGTCCGCGCTGGACGTGGCCGCCGTGGCGGCGGTCGAGCAGGCAGCATTCGCCTTTCCATGGTCGCACGGCAATTTCGAGGATTCGCTCAAGTCGGGCCATCTCGGCATCGTGCTGCGCGACGGCAACAACCAGCTCGCCGGCTACCTGATCCTGATGCCGGTGGTCGATGAGATGCACCTGCTGAACGTGACCGTGGCGCCCACCCGGCAGCGGCAGGGGCTGGGCCGCTGGCTGCTGCGCGCCGCGCAGGCGCTGACGCTCGCGCACGGCTTCGCCAGCCTGCTGCTGGAAGTGCGGCCGTCCAATACCGGCGCGATCGCGCTGTACCGCCGCGTCGGGTTTGCCGAGATCGGCCGGCGCAAGCGCTACTACCCGGCCGAGAACAACACGCGGGAAGACGCGCTGGTGATGCGCATCGCCTGCGAGGCCGGCGGCGTGGAGGCGGCATGA
- a CDS encoding uracil-DNA glycosylase has product MNRRARMLEALGVSNEWHLRGVEPVEPAEAADMAPVAGTVELAVADAPAPRIEAPPVAVAEVVPVAAPAAAAVATVAEVPIEPIDSVAPRAQRIAAFDWAQLEAAVSGCTACKLCERRTQTVFGVGDRQADWMLIGEAPGEQEDRQGEPFVGQAGKLLDSMLRAIGLSRETGVFIANVLKCRPPGNRDPEPDEVAMCDPYLKRQIALIKPRVIIVLGRFAAQSLLQTQTPVGKLRGKVHEVDGVPVVVTYHPAYLLRTLTDKARAWEDLCLARKVYTERGGA; this is encoded by the coding sequence ATGAACCGTCGAGCCCGCATGCTGGAAGCGCTGGGCGTGTCCAATGAATGGCACCTGCGTGGCGTTGAGCCCGTTGAGCCGGCCGAGGCGGCCGACATGGCTCCGGTTGCCGGGACGGTCGAGTTGGCCGTGGCCGACGCGCCGGCGCCGCGCATCGAAGCGCCCCCCGTTGCCGTGGCTGAAGTGGTGCCGGTGGCCGCGCCTGCTGCCGCTGCCGTCGCGACCGTCGCCGAAGTCCCGATCGAGCCGATCGACTCCGTGGCGCCGCGCGCACAGCGCATCGCCGCGTTCGACTGGGCGCAACTGGAAGCGGCCGTCTCCGGCTGCACCGCGTGCAAGCTGTGCGAGCGCCGCACGCAGACCGTGTTCGGCGTCGGCGACCGCCAAGCCGACTGGATGCTGATCGGCGAGGCCCCCGGTGAGCAGGAGGACCGGCAGGGCGAGCCCTTCGTCGGCCAGGCCGGCAAGCTGCTCGACAGCATGCTGCGCGCGATCGGCCTGTCGCGCGAGACCGGCGTGTTCATCGCCAACGTGCTCAAATGCCGCCCGCCCGGCAACCGCGATCCGGAGCCGGACGAGGTGGCGATGTGCGATCCGTACCTCAAGCGCCAGATCGCGTTGATCAAGCCGCGCGTGATCATCGTGCTGGGCCGCTTCGCCGCGCAGAGCCTGCTGCAGACCCAGACGCCGGTCGGCAAGCTGCGCGGCAAGGTGCACGAGGTGGATGGCGTGCCGGTGGTGGTCACCTATCACCCGGCCTATCTGCTGCGCACCCTGACCGACAAGGCGCGCGCGTGGGAAGACCTGTGCCTGGCGCGCAAGGTTTATACCGAGCGCGGCGGGGCGTAG
- the lplT gene encoding lysophospholipid transporter LplT, with amino-acid sequence MKKGFYTIMAAQFFSSLADNALLIAAIALLTEMHSPQWMTPLLKLFFVLSYVLLAAFVGAFADSMPKGRVMLITNAIKLAGCGVMLTGLHPLLAYGVVGFGAAAYSPAKYGLLTELLPPEKLVAANGWIEGLTVGSIILGTVLGGALISKHISTWLLSIDVPGLEAIDTPAEAAMLVIMVIYLVAALFNLRIPDTGARYPQQEKNPVRLIAEFADCFNALWRDRLGQISLAVTTLFWGAGATLQFIVLKWAERSLELNLSQGAILQAVVAVGVAAGAMAAAVKVPLRRSLDVLPVGVAMGALVMLMAFYTKHTIPDMTFHIGHMKLPLYMLIAYLFLMMVGAMSGFFVVPMNALLQHRGHVLLSAGHSIAVQNFNENVSVLLMLCLYALLIKLDVPVGLVIVAFGVFVCVTMALVMRRHRRNERVYHTAALIGEDKHH; translated from the coding sequence ATGAAGAAGGGCTTTTACACCATCATGGCGGCGCAGTTTTTCTCGTCGCTGGCGGACAATGCGCTGCTGATCGCGGCCATCGCCCTTCTGACCGAGATGCACTCGCCGCAGTGGATGACGCCGCTGCTCAAGCTGTTCTTCGTGCTCTCCTACGTGCTGCTGGCCGCCTTCGTCGGCGCCTTTGCCGACTCCATGCCCAAGGGCCGCGTGATGCTCATCACCAACGCCATCAAGCTGGCCGGCTGCGGCGTCATGCTGACCGGCTTGCACCCGCTGCTGGCGTACGGCGTGGTCGGCTTCGGCGCGGCGGCCTACTCGCCGGCCAAGTACGGCCTCCTGACCGAACTCCTCCCGCCCGAGAAGCTGGTCGCGGCCAACGGCTGGATCGAAGGGCTGACGGTGGGCTCGATCATCCTGGGCACGGTGCTGGGCGGCGCGCTGATCTCCAAGCACATCTCGACCTGGCTGCTGTCGATCGACGTACCGGGGCTGGAAGCCATCGACACGCCCGCCGAAGCCGCCATGCTCGTCATCATGGTGATCTACCTGGTGGCCGCGCTGTTCAACCTGCGCATTCCCGACACCGGCGCGCGCTATCCGCAGCAGGAGAAAAACCCGGTGCGCCTGATCGCCGAGTTCGCCGACTGCTTCAACGCCCTGTGGCGCGACCGGCTGGGCCAGATCTCGCTGGCGGTGACGACGCTGTTCTGGGGCGCCGGCGCCACGCTGCAGTTCATCGTGCTCAAGTGGGCGGAACGGTCGCTGGAGTTGAACCTGTCGCAGGGCGCCATCCTGCAGGCCGTGGTGGCCGTGGGCGTGGCGGCCGGTGCCATGGCCGCCGCCGTGAAGGTGCCGCTGCGCCGCTCGCTCGACGTGCTGCCGGTCGGCGTGGCGATGGGAGCGCTCGTCATGCTGATGGCGTTCTACACCAAGCACACCATCCCCGACATGACCTTCCACATCGGTCACATGAAGCTGCCGCTGTACATGCTGATCGCCTATCTCTTCCTGATGATGGTCGGCGCCATGTCGGGCTTCTTCGTGGTGCCGATGAACGCGCTGCTGCAGCACCGCGGCCACGTGCTGCTGTCGGCGGGCCACTCGATCGCCGTGCAGAACTTCAATGAGAACGTGTCGGTGCTGCTGATGCTGTGCCTGTACGCCCTGCTGATCAAGCTGGATGTGCCGGTGGGCTTGGTGATCGTGGCGTTCGGCGTGTTCGTCTGCGTGACCATGGCGCTGGTGATGCGGCGCCATCGCCGCAACGAGCGGGTCTATCACACCGCCGCGCTGATCGGCGAAGACAAGCACCACTGA
- the alr gene encoding alanine racemase, which yields MPRPIQAVIHGPALANNLQVVRRHAAHSRVWAVVKANAYGHGIERAYEGLRQADGFGLLDLDEAVRLRQLGWQGPILLLEGFFKPEDLALVEQYRLTTTVHCEEQLRMLELARLKGPVSIQLKINTGMSRLGFAPAAYRAAWEHARAISGIGTIVHMTHFSDADGPRGIDHQLAAFEQATQGLPGEASLSNSAATLWHPRAHRDWVRPGVILYGASPTGVAADIEGTGLMPAMTLKSELIAIQDVQPGATIGYGSRFEAEQPMRIGIVACGYADGYPRHAPGWDGNYTPVLVDGVRTRMVGRVSMDMITVDLAEVPGARVGAPVTLWGQGLPIDEVAHAAGTVGYELMCALAPRVPVTVEPVGTADAGETLGKAA from the coding sequence ATGCCAAGACCCATTCAGGCCGTGATCCACGGCCCCGCACTTGCCAACAATCTCCAGGTGGTTCGCCGCCACGCCGCGCACTCGCGCGTCTGGGCGGTCGTGAAGGCCAACGCATACGGCCACGGCATCGAGCGTGCCTACGAGGGGCTGCGCCAGGCCGACGGCTTCGGCCTGCTCGATCTGGACGAGGCCGTCCGGCTGCGCCAGCTGGGCTGGCAGGGGCCGATCCTGCTGCTCGAGGGCTTCTTCAAGCCGGAAGACCTGGCGCTGGTCGAGCAATACCGACTGACCACCACCGTCCATTGCGAAGAGCAGTTGCGCATGCTGGAGCTGGCGCGCCTGAAGGGGCCGGTGAGCATCCAACTGAAGATCAACACGGGCATGAGCCGCCTGGGCTTCGCGCCGGCCGCGTACCGTGCGGCCTGGGAGCATGCCCGCGCCATTTCCGGCATCGGCACCATCGTCCACATGACGCATTTTTCCGATGCCGACGGCCCGCGCGGCATCGATCACCAACTGGCCGCTTTCGAGCAGGCCACGCAGGGGCTGCCGGGCGAGGCGAGCCTGTCCAACTCCGCCGCCACGCTGTGGCATCCGAGGGCGCACCGGGACTGGGTGCGCCCCGGCGTGATCCTGTACGGCGCCTCGCCGACCGGCGTGGCCGCCGACATCGAAGGCACCGGCCTGATGCCGGCCATGACGCTCAAGAGCGAGCTGATCGCCATCCAGGATGTGCAGCCGGGCGCGACCATCGGCTACGGCTCGCGCTTCGAGGCCGAGCAGCCGATGCGCATCGGCATCGTCGCGTGCGGTTATGCCGATGGCTATCCGCGCCATGCTCCGGGCTGGGACGGCAACTACACGCCGGTGCTGGTGGACGGCGTGCGCACGCGCATGGTGGGCCGCGTGTCGATGGACATGATCACGGTGGACCTGGCCGAAGTGCCGGGGGCCCGCGTCGGCGCGCCCGTCACGCTGTGGGGGCAGGGCCTGCCGATCGACGAGGTGGCGCATGCCGCCGGCACGGTCGGCTACGAGCTGATGTGCGCGCTGGCGCCGCGCGTGCCGGTGACGGTCGAGCCGGTCGGCACGGCGGATGCCGGCGAGACACTCGGCAAGGCGGCCTGA